In a genomic window of Plasmodium malariae genome assembly, chromosome: 4:
- the PmUG01_04022100 gene encoding conserved Plasmodium protein, unknown function → MSSISERFDEYDEESDDEHFEIKNKIGHSDDEKEGSEEYEEEEADELSDEEGEGDELEEEDEEAEEDDELNTYTIPNENIEDDIFNENNLLHAIKTREILEQDILVLFSNMLKKETVLNKDIKNNIGSENNNSNMSSRGRGNNTEDKNNIDDDCEDDHDSGRCNGHGGSHRVGNSWGKEPERGNLKIKNQSVYNFIYSKMYESAKESDKKKQNKKEDNEIIEKNKQMNKEINFKEGQQNMVVVVNSKRIQQIDKEHYILDTNIVQIINDINTYLKREREYLNRKIGTHIDSTFKNPMYVTLYIYNNQILKDIIIQVINIIKNDFDNSIYKDIDENMLIKNMFILIYYLTSRPSKEWFDYWHRHMPSFNNKKSNYNVYNYLQIEKKDRKIFSNALKNDIYIKELQKRSNIIEQYQNGLQSLKCLLASKNFLTMLNEFRYNCQLFIDADYRGIEENEKVIEMQRRDCELVEQKRKLKEELQACREQSMEGEVDGQEDGQADGQADGQEDATEYEQQYGQEDDETNASDGNGVNDSNAGNLPKKKSIVRNKIVNIKKKIHEINEELLEISNFFLEDKKKREQLIHEYRGNITLVRNILTQVLGIRNPKGGSKDINLNNVHYAILQSILDKHSSLHLIIGEMKHLFDKEIKKYENEKNIHIPYLKQNTMKEIWEYVRLFYNVICYIDPIDLVKSLTYQKGKIMATKGGSAASTSGVGASTSGVGASDRCTNAKTSLGGRGTDGKRANARGSAPTRNYKRGSFLNSRKNNLMIMHLSRINPLLAKTKVRKPNEDKHMKKKKKKFIERKSLIDHYENFSFDDLSFNIFEEEDSFKKYDILNIFDHKNLYKVQDFINTIVGINEEFEGVYDDGGCSSGVKCRDTYDRKGSKKDKRRSYDSSNGDIDDNANYHHAAFSKTDNRNYDGFNYCLKVFLNICIKDLRRCIMEYYNYQWDVKIILNIHAWIVTYYTNFYVYENRKRLNNARIRIRSSKEGETQRRKGNEENTPNSKRVESNIDEDKNCNSIYRSTVFISRIQMVLGMQMYIGENSLHSEFLCDTFHRIIKEEKMSKNSSKVILCCLRCLYADLNLINLHALSTDDNVKTICKSSLDYLLKRNILNTLSWVLKNFKVMSHEKNIFIYSLKCSLLIIQLLEKLGGTTYIVKESKRIYDEEEDEDEEEEYAYDREKGLMNHPNRSRAYGNRYGSRHGQNSDNKDQYHYNDSMERINVCDLVDEIYSGKIVNICMQILENFKRNSIHINDLIITYFEHLIKHKNNEYNFLLFLDVKYFLIFGNIMNDEQCYSCPQYYWIMNFFENIIGCFFKLWNNNYFLPTELFFSKDVNKNLSSLLSEKYMFSIFSNYNEGNDVYIYDELTKGTNINDIFVELNNRKRLEALEWSKEDVQNLKLYFKQFKHMHNFIPFISEMLNKSSNTVKNQLIYLNYIDKRGNVIDQHDYMASSSRSGSSRSGSSRSGSSRSWSSRSASSTASVSKLSYDPSKRRSRNVESSKSKLTKDYLKRKNKLPLLYTIYRLKKLNEPNEKDDSPLTSNEINCDICTVLGEINISLKSLYELKKLSKNKYFSNRALAFDIPLSMSRDLLEHPYFKKLLKLLGFIYNKHSNEWVLNENVDVDVFRKMIDKFEELHELPIEQLRERLSGVKKGESGEGNEQWDEYQDEQLNEPSDEQREDHMHDPKMKGEPDEEETRWSDKHAFMEEHELVMLHPAKVKGMFNLLKCMYEFFIANDDYCRMFFINLTNTIGDKYTNILDMKTKKEGEKDRISTDGDNTKEGENDTNKVVHLFDDVEMYRLYLNKEEKDLMNKCHKRDVFERILEYLGIYVYKSERLILSKHINEKKFFERIKVINDYKTLGVQDIQNLISKKEEEIREKKKRKSENGEEKQNGKGREDKGEKDGMIEREGKEKNPTAHQKFGFIKAVCEYLNYRHVTTKGAHNGKKEWEQQKMETQEEQEKYMQARMNEVYFGDDNMLNALYEKLNSWNNKRNKKKIDEDQNFLLDIKDILICTSIELNDHANDDTQDNNIASNNNYMTVMFPFFINICLSLKGKLAGDNNQLVKWVCDGIHKRWLRVMLKLFYNILFDSAYNTVGKLFSEYKNIKEILNDHSPDFLDAHRNDRKMKKNRRVEHLEEQVDLQVGAEGAAVDGGEGGQIKRADDGKIDQLKSLDAKAGLSEMHIIAEESDEKIKLNYMHSLSRNSDMKNDSVNELSNEINHFEFKQKRKIDHMTQVDFSHFAHFFKKRKLENVYINTYKKNRKDIIESLIRNKNIYQYKESDIINRVKQVVVKARQMASNGDLRTRWKSRDDVRKILLL, encoded by the exons ATGTCAAGCATAAGCGAAAGATTTGATGAGTATGATGAAGAGAGCGATGATGAacattttgaaataaaaaataaaataggtCACTCTGATGATGAGAAAGAGGGGAGTGAAGAGTACGAGGAGGAGGAGGCAGACGAATTGTCGGATGAAGAGGGAGAGGGTGATGAACTTGAAGAAGAGGATGAAGAAGCTGAGGAGGATGATGAATTAAATACTTACACGATACCGAATGAAAATATAGAGgatgatatatttaatgaaaacaaTTTATTACATGCTATAAAAACAAGGGAAATACTTGAGCAGGATATTCTTGTTCTTTTTAGTAATATGCTAAAAAAGGAAACAGTgttaaataaagatataaagAATAACATAGGTTCTGAGAACAACAATAGTAATATGAGTAGCCGTGGTAGGGGTAATAACACGGAAGACAAGAATAACATTGATGATGATTGTGAAGATGATCATGATAGTGGCCGTTGCAACGGCCATGGAGGCAGTCATAGAGTGGGAAACAGCTGGGGAAAGGAGCCCGAAAGGGGAAacctaaaaattaaaaatcaGAGTGTGTACAACTTCATATACAGCAAAATGTATGAAAGTGCAAAAGAGagcgataaaaaaaaacaaaacaaaaaggaagataatgaaataatagaaaagaaTAAGCAAATGAATAaggaaattaattttaaagaagGGCAACAGAACATGGTGGTAGTAGTAAATAGCAAAAGAATTCAACAAATAGACAAAGAACATTATATACTAGACACAAATAtagtacaaataataaatgatataaatacttatttGAAGAGAGAAAGAGAATATTTGAATAGAAAAATTGGTACGCATATAGATTCTACCTTTAAAAATCCTATGTAtgtaacattatatatatataataatcaaATACTAAAGGATATTATCATCCaagttataaatattattaaaaatgatttcgacaattctatatataaagatattgatgaaaatatgctaataaaaaatatgtttatctTAATATACTATTTGACATCAAGACCAAGTAAAGAATGGTTTGACTATTGGCATAGACACATGccttcttttaataataaaaaaagtaattacaatgtttataattatttacagATAGAAAAGAAAGACAGAAAGATATTCTCAAATGCATTAAagaatgatatatatataaaagaattacaGAAAAGATCAAATATTATAGAACAGTACCAAAATGGATTACAAAGTTTAAAGTGTTTGTTAGCTAGCAAAAACTTCCTGACCATGCTTAACGAGTTCAGGTACAACTGCCAGCTGTTCATTGATGCGGATTATAGGGGCATTGAGGAAAATGAGAAAGTTATAGAAATGCAAAGGAGGGATTGCGAATTAGTTGAGCAGAAGAGGAAACTAAAGGAGGAGCTTCAAGCATGTAGGGAGCAGTCCATGGAAGGGGAAGTGGACGGTCAGGAGGATGGACAAGCGGATGGACAAGCGGATGGACAGGAGGATGCAACAGAGTATGAACAACAATACGGACAAGAAGACGACGAAACTAACGCAAGTGATGGGAACGGAGTGAATGACTCTAACGCTGGTAACCTGCCAAAAAAGAAGAGCATCGTTCGAAACAAAATAGTAAACATTAAGAAGAAGATACACGAAATAAACGAGGAGTTGCTGgaaatttcaaattttttcttgGAGGACAAAAAGAAGAGAGAACAATTGATACATGAGTACAGGGGAAATATAACTCTGGTtcgaaatatattaacacaGGTGTTGGGTATACGAAATCCTAAAGGAGGAAGTAAAGATATAAACTTGAACAATGTACATTATGCTATATTACAGAGTATTTTAGATAAACATAGTTCTCTTCACTTAATTATTGGTGAAATGAAACATCTATTTGATAAAGAGataaagaaatatgaaaatgaaaaaaatatacatatcccatatttgaaacaaaatacTATGAAAGAGATATGGGAATATGTTAGACTCTTTTATAACGTCATTTGCTACATCGATCCGATCGATTTGGTCAAGTCCCTCACGTATCAGAAGGGGAAAATTATGGCGACCAAGGGCGGTTCCGCGGCAAGTACTAGCGGTGTAGGAGCAAGTACTAGCGGTGTAGGAGCAAGTGATCGATGCACAAACGCAAAGACAAGCCTAGGGGGAAGAGGAACAGACGGAAAAAGGGCCAACGCCCGGGGGAGCGCACCTACAAGAAACTACAAACGGGGTAGCTTTTTGAATTCTAGAAAAAACAATCTAATGATTATGCACTTATCTAGAATCAATCCATTATTAGCTAAGACCAAAGTTAGAAAACCTAATGAAGATAagcatatgaaaaaaaaaaaaaaaaaatttatcgaAAGAAAAAGTTTAATAGATCATTATGAAAATTTCTCTTTTGATGATTtgtcttttaatatatttgaagaagaggattcttttaaaaaatatgatatactTAACATATTTGATCACAAAAATTTGTACAAAGTGCAAGATTTCATTAATACGATTGTAGGAATAAATGAAGAATTCGAAGGTGTGTATGATGATGGTGGTTGTTCTAGTGGTGTCAAGTGTAGAGATACCTATGATAGGAAGGGAAGTAAAAAGGACAAGAGAAGAAGTTATGATAGCAGTAATGGTGATATAGATGACAATGCTAACTATCATCATGCTGCTTTTAGTAAGACTGATAACCGGAACTACGATGGGTTTAATTACTGTCTGAAAGTTTTTCTAAACATATGCATAAAAGATTTGAGGAGGTGTATTATGGAGTACTACAATTACCAGTGGGATGTTAAAATCATTTTGAATATACACGCATGGATAGTTACATATTACACGAACTTTTATGTTTATGAAAATAGGAAGAGATTGAACAATGCTAGGATAAGAATAAGAAGTTCTAAGGAAGGAGAAACAcaaagaagaaaaggaaatGAGGAAAACACTCCTAACAGTAAAAGAGTAGAGTCAAACATAGATGAGGATAAAAATTGCAATAGTATATATAGAAGTACTGTGTTCATATCTCGTATACAAATGGTCTTAGGAATGCAAATGTATATTGGTGAGAATAGTTTACATTCCGAATTTCTATGTGATACGTTTCATCgtataataaaagaagaaaagatgAGTAAAAATAGTAGTAAAGTTATACTGTGTTGTTTAAGATGTTTATATGCAGATttgaatttaataaatttgcaTGCCTTATCTACTGATGATAATGTAAAGACTATTTGTAAATCGTCTTTAgattatttgttaaaaagaaatattttgaatactCTAAGTTGGGTActcaaaaattttaaagttatgagtcatgaaaaaaatatattcatttattcgtTAAAATGTAGTTTGTTAATTATTCAGCTTTTGGAAAAGCTAGGAGGTACTACTTACATTGTTAAGGAGAGTAAACGGATATATGATGAGGAGGAAGACGAGGACGAGGAGGAGGAATACGCATATGACAGGGAAAAAGGGTTGATGAATCATCCTAACAGAAGCAGAGCGTATGGAAATAGGTATGGCAGCAGGCATGGCCAGAATAGTGATAATAAGGATCAGTACCACTACAACGACTCGATGGAGCGAATAAACGTGTGTGACCTAGTGGATGAAATTTACAGTGGGAAAATTGTAAACATCTGTATGcaaatattagaaaatttCAAAAGAAACAGTATACATATTAACGATTTAATTATAACGTACTTTGAGCATTTAATaaagcataaaaataatgaatataattttcttttatttctagACGTTAAGTATTTCCTTATCTTTGGAAATATAATGAATGATGAACAATGTTATTCATGTCCTCAATACTATTGGATAATGAATTtctttgaaaatattattggctgtttttttaaattatggaataataattatttcttaCCTACCGAGCTTTTTTTTAGTAAGGACGTGAATAAGAATTTATCTAGTCTACTAAGTGAGAAATACatgttttctatttttagTAATTATAATGAAGGGAATGATGTTTATATCTATGATGAATTAACTAAAGGGACTAATATCAATGATATATTTGTTGAGTTAAATAATAGAAAGAGATTAGAAGCACTCGAGTGGTCAAAAGAAGATGTTCAAAATTTGAAGCTTTACTTTAAACAGTTCAAACACATGCACAATTTTATACCCTTCATAAGTGAAATGCTCAACAAGTCATCCAATACTGTCAAGAACCaacttatttatttgaattatattGATAAAAGGGGCAATGTGATCGACCAGCATGATTATATGGCATCGTCGTCGAGAAGTGGGTCGTCAAGAAGTGGGTCGTCGAGAAGTGGGTCGTCGAGAAGTTGGTCTTCAAGAAGTGCATCATCTACCGCTTCCGTTTCTAAATTGTCGTATGATCCTTCAAAGAGGAGAAGCAGAAATGTTGAATCATCAAAGTCAAAATTGACAAAGGATtatttgaaaagaaaaaataaactacCGCTACTTTACACCATTTATAgactaaaaaaattaaatgaaccAAATGAGAAAGATGATTCACCATTAACGTCAAACGAAATAAATTGCGATATTTGCACCGTTTTGGGAGAAATAAACATAAGCCTAAAATCTTTATACGAATTGAAAAAGCtatctaaaaataaatatttttctaatagaGCTTTAGCTTTTGACATTCCTCTAAGTATGTCGAGGGATTTGTTAGAACATCCATATTTTAAGAAACTTCTTAAACTGCTGGGttttatttacaataaaCACAGCAACGAATGGGTGCTCAATGAAAATGTAGACGTAGACGTATTTCGAAAAATGATAGATAAGTTCGAAGAATTGCACGAACTACCGATTGAGCAATTGAGGGAGCGACTAAGCGGTGTCAAGAAGGGGGAATCGGGCGAAGGGAATGAGCAGTGGGACGAGTATCAGGATGAACAACTGAATGAACCCTCAGATGAACAGCGGGAAGATCATATGCATGATCCCAAAATGAAAGGCGAACCGGATGAAGAAGAAACGAGATGGAGTGATAAACATGCTTTTATGGAAGAGCATGAATTAGTCATGTTACATCCAGCAAAGGTAAAGGGGATGTTTAATTTGTtgaaatgtatgtatgagTTTTTCATTGCTAATGATGATTACTGTAGGATGTTTTTCATCAACTTAACGAACACAATTGGTGATAAGTATACCAACATTTTGGATATGAAAACAAAGAAGGAAGGAGAAAAAGATAGGATATCAACTGATGGAGATAACACAAAAGAAGGTGAAAACGATACGAATAAAGTGGTACATCTATTTGATGACGTAGAAATGTATAGACTGTATTTGAATAAGGAGGAGAAGGATCTTATGAACAAGTGCCATAAGAGAGATGTATTTGAAAGAATACTCGAGTATCTAggcatttatgtatataaatcgGAAAGGCTAATTTTATCGAAACacataaatgaaaagaaattttttgaaCGGATTAAAGTTATCAATGATTACAAAACATTGGGAGTACAGGATATACAAAATTTGATAAGCAAGAAGGAGGAGGaaataagggaaaaaaaaaaaaggaagagtGAGAATGGGGAGGAGAAGCAGAATGGAAAAGGAAGGGAAGATAAGGGAGAAAAAGACGGAATGATAGAGCGAGAggggaaggaaaaaaatcCAACTGCACACCAAAAATTTGGGTTCATAAAAGCTGTATGTGAATACTTAAACTATAGACATGTAACTACAAAGGGTGCACATAATGGAAAGAAGGAATGGGAGCAGCAAAAGATGGAAACACAGGAAGAGCAAGAAAAATACATGCAAGCACGCATGAATGAAGTATATTTTGGAGATGATAATATGTTGAATGCGCTTtacgaaaaattaaattcatggaataataaaaggaataaaaagaaaattgatGAAGATCAAAACTTTTTGCTCGACATAAAGGATATACTTATTTGTACTTCCATCGAACTGAATGATCATGCTAATGATGATACAcaagataataatattgcTTCTAATAACAACTATATGACAGTTATGtttcccttttttataaacatttgTCTGTCGTTAAAGGGAAAGTTAGCAGGAGATAATAATCAACTCGTTAAATGGGTTTGTGATGGCATACACAAAAGATGGCTACGAGTCAtgttaaaacttttttataatattctcTTCGATTCTGCATACAATACTGTGGGCAAGCTCTTTAgtgaatacaaaaatataaaagagatTTTGAACGACCACTCGCCCGATTTTCTGGACGCCCACAGGAATGACAGAAAGATGAAGAAGAACAGGAGGGTGGAGCATCTCGAGGAACAAGTTGATCTACAGGTAGGGGCAGAAGGAGCAGCGGTAGATGGAGGAGAAGGTGGACAAATCAAAAGAGCTGATGACGGGAAAATCGACCAGTTAAAAAGTCTTGATGCAAAAGCTGGATTGAGCGAAATGCACATTATCGCAGAGGAATCggatgaaaaaataaaattaaactatATGCATAGCTTATCAAGGAACAGTGATATGAAAAATGATTCAGTAAATGAGTTAAGTAATGAAATTAACCATTTTGAGttcaaacaaaaaagaaaaatagacCATATGACACAAGTAGATTTTTCACACTTTGCacacttttttaaaaaaaggaaactagaaaatgtttatattaatacatataagaAGAATAGAAAAGATATTATTGAATCTTTAATtcgaaataaaaatatttatcagtATAAGGAGAGTGATATCATCAACAGGGTCAAGCAGGTCGTTGTTAAGGCCAGGCAGATGGCGTCCAACGGG GACTTAAGGACTCGATGGAAATCCCGAGACGACGTACGGAAAATACTTTTGTTGTGA
- the PmUG01_04022200 gene encoding 60S ribosomal protein L37ae, putative: MSRRTKKVGLTGKYGTRYGSSLRKQMKKIELMQHAKYLCSFCGKTATKRTCVGIWQCKKCKRKVCGGAWSLTTPAALAAKSTIIRLRKQKEEAQKS, translated from the exons ATGTCAAGAAGAACTAAAAAG GTCGGATTAACGGGAAAATACGGGACAAGGTACGGGTCCTCCCTCCGTaagcaaatgaaaaaaatagaactaATGCAGCATGCGAAATATTTATGCTCCTTCTGCGGAAAG actGCTACTAAAAGGACGTGCGTTGGTATATGGCAGTGTAAGAAATGCAAAAGAAAAGTATGTGGAGGCGCGTGGAGTTTGACGACCCCAGCAGCACTTGCAGCAAAGTCGACAATTATCAGACTGAGAAAACAGAAAGAAGAGGCACAGAAATCTTGA
- the Sec61-gamma gene encoding secretory complex protein 61 gamma subunit, putative, with translation MMDLKIPEFLTDENHPIGYCISGIQTFVSDSVRLIRKCTKPNKKEYTNIVYACSFGFLIMGFIGYIIKLVFIPINNIFVGAY, from the coding sequence ATGATGGACCTTAAAATACCCGAGTTCTTAACCGATGAAAACCACCCCATTGGGTACTGTATAAGTGGTATTCAAACTTTTGTAAGTGATAGTGTAAGGTTGATAAGAAAATGTACAAAACCTAATAAGAAagaatacacaaatatagtATATGCTTGTTCATTTGGATTTCTAATTATGGGATTTATCggatatattataaaacttGTCTTCATACCtatcaataatatttttgttggCGCCTATTAA